One window of the Triticum dicoccoides isolate Atlit2015 ecotype Zavitan chromosome 3B, WEW_v2.0, whole genome shotgun sequence genome contains the following:
- the LOC119276214 gene encoding uncharacterized protein LOC119276214: MAAGILVDFPSMGSASFFPSLESLLRDSTSRFLAAVSAAPDPDLTNFRSLFSRVLTTYPDPPLEAVWFFSALTFHDAPDDLRSILHLLSAFTASSPAAAKPLALLAPVVSELFHSAKPRREIEALVEAVLSYISICSSRPAGGEVNADAGRLLPGFGELVKVWSVRNSRDRCPFQVLFPLVGEEARRELMKDGCTVTFLAGVVVAEAFLLRLCLKVQGVAGVPRSELQKELRIWAVSSISVFQNQQFFGVLLNMLVNPPLPVYSLLSADDEILVRDVLYDALILVDYSFLNGAEVDQADSSLLPIFVSRLVITLDAINDARAKGDQGRAMSFINAFSTSNIPVYLARWAARQAGTRMAGTDQLGKPVAITPQAFLKWLVDLEDKGLTVFGENCSRIRERLMHDDAKNDYHYQSRMGHSDAGLFFIDKQSHQEGMHTEGGEDEEAVEMETADNAFMAAAQSMKVTANGIRKRKDCGNEDAAVVKFVKYKAEDSSVKDYFSSAATNGMSSGSEVENPQSDDEMEETA, encoded by the exons ATGGCCGCCGGCATCCTGGTGGACTTCCCCTCCATGGGGTCCGCCAGCTTCTTCCCCAGCCTCGAGTCCCTCCTCCGCGACTCCACGTCCCGCttcctcgccgccgtctccgccgcccCCGACCCGGACCTCACCAACTTCCGCTCcctcttctcccgtgtcctcaccaCCTACCCGGACCCTCCCCTCGAGGCCGTCTGGTTCTTCTCCGCGCTCACCTTCCACGACGCCCCCGACGACCTCCGCTCCATTCTCCACCTCCTCTCCGCCTTCACTGCCTCCTCCCCTGCCGCCGCCAAGCCCCTTGCGCTCCTCGCCCCCGTCGTCTCCGAACTCTTCCACTCCGCCAAGCCCCGCAGGGAGATTGAGGCGCTCGTCGAGGCTGTCCTCAGCTACATCAGTATCTGCAGCAGCCGCCCCGCTGgcggcgaggtcaacgccgacgctggGAGGCTCTTGCCAGGTTTCGGGGAGCTGGTCAAGGTGTGGAGCGTGCGCAACTCGAGGGACAGGTGCCCGTTCCAGGTCCTTTTCCCGCTAGTCGGGGAAGAGGCCAGGCGGGAGCTCATGAAGGACGGCTGCACTGTCACTTTCCTCGCCGGTGTGGTGGTGGCGGAGGCCTTCCTGCTCAGGCTCTGCCTCAAGGTGCAGGGTGTGGCTGGGGTGCCACGTTCTGAGCTGCAGAAGGAGCTAAGGATCTGGGCGGTTAGCTCTATCTCGGTCTTCCAGAACCAGCAATTCTTCG GAGTCCTGCTGAACATGCTTGTAAACCCTCCGCTGCCTGTTTATTCACTACTG AGTGCTGATGATGAGATCTTGGTGAGAGATGTCCTTTATGATGCTTTGATCTTGGTGGATTATTCATTCCTCAATGGAGCTGAAGTTGATCAAGCTGATAGTTCCCTTTTGCCTATTTTTGTGTCAAGATTGGTTATAACTCTTGATGCCATCAATGATGCCAG GGCCAAAGGAGATCAAGGGAGAGCAATGTCGTTTATCAACGCCTTCTCAACTTCAAATATTCCCGTTTACCTGGCTAGGTGGGCTGCTCGTCAAGCTGGCACCAGAATGGCTGGCACTGACCAACTCGGCAAACCAGTTGCTATCACACCTCAAGCTTTTCTGA AGTGGCTTGTAGATCTTGAAGACAAGGGGCTCACAGTGTTTGGAGAGAACTGTTCAAGGATCAGGGAGAGGCTGATGCATGATGATGCCAAGAATGACTATCACTATCAGAGCAGGATGGGTCACTCAGACGCTGGCCTTTTCTTCATTGACAAGCAGAGTCACCAGGAGGGTATGCACACAGAAGGTGGGGAGGATGAAGAAGCCGTGGAGATGGAGACAGCTGATAATGCTTTCATGGCTGCCGCTCAGTCCATGAAGGTGACGGCGAACGGCATAAGGAAAAGGAAGGATTGTGGAAATGAAGACGCAGCAGTTGTGAAGTTTGTGAAGTACAAGGCTGAAGATAGCTCGGTTAAGGATTACTTCTCGTCTGCTGCTACCAATGGCATGAGCAGTGGTAGCGAGGTGGAGAATCCACAGTCTGATGATGAGATGGAAGAAACAGCTTGA